From Hymenobacter sedentarius, a single genomic window includes:
- a CDS encoding helix-turn-helix domain-containing protein yields MPRRFTPGASSRGPNVSCACYRSALCRPGRGECRSKALHAAEGNELRFYAGSLPLKSAQDFADRLAIYVNHLNRSVKEVTGKPTTSHIADRIIGEAKALLHHTNWDVAEIGQSLGFEYSSYFNNFFKKHTGSTPLSFHKAV; encoded by the coding sequence CTGCCTCGGCGTTTTACCCCAGGCGCCTCTTCACGGGGTCCCAACGTATCCTGTGCTTGTTATCGTAGCGCTCTTTGCAGGCCAGGCAGGGGGGAATGCCGCTCGAAGGCCCTGCACGCCGCCGAAGGCAACGAGCTGCGCTTCTACGCCGGGTCCCTGCCCCTCAAGTCGGCCCAGGATTTCGCTGACCGCCTCGCCATCTACGTCAACCACCTCAACCGCTCCGTGAAGGAGGTGACCGGCAAGCCCACAACCAGCCACATCGCCGACCGCATCATCGGCGAAGCCAAGGCCCTGCTGCACCACACCAATTGGGACGTGGCCGAAATTGGTCAAAGCCTCGGCTTTGAGTATTCCTCCTACTTCAACAACTTCTTCAAGAAGCACACCGGCAGCACCCCGCTGTCCTTCCACAAAGCGGTCTGA
- a CDS encoding GAF domain-containing protein, protein MVTPAHLLASNEDQRLAALQAYQVSGDVPFFDEFVRLTGKLLRVPIALVSLVEADTVWFRGNSGLEEVPERVPRKESLCSVAILNEEATVFENLADQPCTLIDPTAVGDLGLRFYAGFPLQTATGEAIGTLCVIDRQPRILAPEESALMRELADVALLLLDLQGALGSTTAPASALWNDIYTAIAGSLTRLDTLAGLLQWEEAPDTPAALAYQASSREEAIVAAQALHQQITSAVQQLKRQS, encoded by the coding sequence ATGGTTACCCCTGCTCACCTGCTTGCCTCCAATGAAGACCAGCGGCTCGCGGCCCTGCAAGCCTACCAAGTGAGCGGCGACGTGCCCTTTTTTGATGAATTCGTGCGCCTCACCGGCAAGCTGCTGCGGGTGCCCATTGCCCTGGTGTCGCTGGTAGAGGCCGACACCGTTTGGTTTCGCGGCAACTCGGGCCTGGAAGAAGTGCCCGAACGCGTGCCCCGTAAGGAAAGCCTGTGCTCCGTGGCCATTCTCAACGAGGAAGCCACCGTGTTTGAAAACCTGGCCGACCAGCCCTGCACCCTCATAGACCCCACCGCCGTAGGCGACCTCGGCCTACGCTTCTATGCCGGCTTCCCGCTGCAAACCGCCACCGGCGAGGCCATAGGCACCCTGTGCGTCATCGACCGCCAGCCCCGTATTCTGGCCCCCGAAGAATCCGCATTAATGCGCGAGCTGGCCGACGTGGCCCTGCTGCTGCTCGACCTGCAGGGCGCCCTGGGCAGCACCACGGCGCCCGCGTCGGCGTTGTGGAACGACATCTACACCGCCATCGCCGGGTCCCTCACACGCCTCGACACCCTCGCCGGCCTCCTGCAATGGGAAGAGGCCCCCGATACCCCCGCCGCCTTGGCATACCAAGCCTCGAGCCGGGAAGAAGCCATTGTGGCGGCCCAGGCCCTGCACCAGCAAATTACCTCTGCCGTCCAGCAGCTCAAGCGCCAGTCCTGA
- a CDS encoding ATP-binding protein, whose protein sequence is MRYFFLLALLWLAAASAALAQTPAHRLARYRYYEANPDSLGRVLATQRTDTARLRLLQHLRDVGEFTSAAETRASVGELAQLAHRLRRPDAPAYRLCAAGLALAEAKAPLAQQLDTARAALAAFDRLGRPAPEVVDRIGGLLRELESPEERLTFYRAQAAYYRRRNMPENLYPCYRALGGYYVRRGDYNQGISYYLRAADQARAYNRYHQFNDLGVAGSYYADWGNPAKALHFLRQRVVLQHALPRRDGFDRNAYPNWAIAQAYRQLGNYPAALRHANLSLVGTPTDTTRSYAYGVPRVQAYGQVVKSAVLLDMGRVAEAGPLLARAQHLADSLHLGLSNPSYGTIELDATWARYHAARGESARAETAWLAAYGKACGIKSVPLRLAYLRALADFYAHQGQTEPAGRYARTALALSDSLRTQQGAFQVAGYEAERAEQAQQARIAGLRQAQVQEAARARRQRLVLWAVLGGAALLVALAAVLYAAFRRSERLKQLVTEQKHNLQGQRDQLDTSLTELRTTQAQLIQKEKMASLGELTAGIAHEIQNPLNFVNNFSEVSAELVAELEEEHAKPARDAELEAELLGDLKQNLVKITQHGQRAAGIVKGMLEHSRTSTGERAPTDVNQLADEYLRLAYQGLRAKDKTFNAALKTDFVPGLPLVEAVGADLGRVLLNLFSNAFYAVHQRRQTGEAGYAPTVSVATARVNGHVAIRVTDNGIGMPAEVQAKIFQPFFTTKPTGEGTGLGLSLSYDIIAQAHGGTLTVDSQEGQGTAFTISLPH, encoded by the coding sequence ATGCGCTACTTCTTTTTACTGGCCCTGCTCTGGCTGGCGGCCGCTTCGGCGGCGCTGGCCCAGACGCCGGCCCACCGCCTGGCCCGCTACCGCTACTACGAAGCCAACCCCGACTCGCTAGGCCGGGTGCTGGCCACCCAACGCACCGACACGGCCCGCTTGCGCCTGTTGCAGCACCTGCGGGATGTGGGGGAATTTACCTCTGCTGCGGAAACACGCGCGAGTGTCGGGGAACTCGCCCAACTGGCTCACCGGCTCCGGCGGCCCGACGCTCCCGCCTACCGGCTGTGCGCGGCCGGTTTGGCCCTGGCCGAGGCGAAGGCGCCGCTCGCCCAGCAACTTGACACGGCGCGGGCAGCGCTGGCTGCGTTTGACCGGCTAGGACGGCCCGCGCCCGAGGTGGTTGACAGAATTGGGGGGCTGCTCAGGGAGCTCGAATCCCCCGAGGAGCGCTTGACATTTTACCGCGCTCAAGCGGCCTACTACCGCCGGCGCAACATGCCGGAGAACCTGTACCCCTGCTACCGGGCCCTGGGGGGCTATTACGTGCGGCGGGGAGATTACAACCAAGGCATCAGCTACTACCTGCGGGCGGCCGACCAAGCCCGCGCCTACAACCGGTACCACCAGTTTAACGACCTGGGCGTAGCAGGCTCCTATTACGCGGACTGGGGCAACCCGGCCAAGGCCCTGCACTTCCTGCGCCAGAGGGTGGTTCTGCAACACGCGTTGCCCCGCCGCGACGGCTTCGACCGGAACGCTTACCCGAACTGGGCCATCGCCCAGGCCTACCGCCAGCTGGGCAACTACCCCGCCGCCCTGCGCCACGCCAACTTGTCCCTGGTGGGCACCCCCACCGACACTACCCGCAGCTACGCCTACGGAGTGCCACGGGTCCAGGCCTATGGGCAGGTGGTCAAAAGCGCGGTGTTGCTCGACATGGGACGCGTGGCCGAGGCCGGCCCCCTGCTGGCGCGCGCCCAGCACCTGGCCGATTCGCTCCACCTGGGCCTGAGCAATCCCTCCTACGGCACCATCGAGCTGGACGCCACTTGGGCCCGCTACCACGCCGCCCGCGGCGAGTCCGCCCGGGCCGAAACGGCCTGGCTCGCGGCCTACGGCAAGGCCTGCGGCATTAAGTCGGTGCCGCTGCGCCTAGCCTACCTGCGCGCCCTGGCCGACTTCTACGCCCATCAGGGACAAACGGAGCCCGCCGGCCGCTACGCCCGCACCGCCCTGGCCCTGAGCGACTCGCTGCGCACCCAGCAGGGTGCGTTTCAAGTGGCCGGCTATGAGGCCGAACGCGCCGAGCAGGCCCAGCAGGCCCGCATCGCCGGCCTGCGCCAGGCCCAAGTGCAGGAGGCCGCCCGCGCCCGGCGCCAGCGCTTGGTGCTGTGGGCGGTGCTCGGTGGGGCCGCGCTGCTGGTAGCGCTGGCCGCAGTCCTCTACGCCGCTTTCCGCCGCTCTGAGCGGCTCAAGCAACTCGTCACCGAGCAGAAGCACAACCTACAAGGCCAGCGCGACCAACTCGATACTTCTTTGACGGAGCTGCGCACGACCCAAGCCCAGCTCATCCAAAAAGAGAAGATGGCTAGCCTGGGCGAGCTCACGGCCGGCATCGCCCACGAGATTCAAAACCCGCTCAACTTCGTCAACAACTTCTCCGAAGTCAGCGCCGAGCTGGTGGCCGAGTTGGAAGAAGAGCACGCCAAGCCCGCCCGCGATGCCGAACTGGAAGCCGAGCTGCTGGGCGACCTCAAGCAGAACCTGGTGAAAATCACGCAGCACGGCCAGCGCGCCGCCGGCATCGTGAAGGGCATGTTGGAGCACTCGCGCACGAGCACCGGCGAGCGCGCCCCCACCGACGTCAACCAGCTGGCCGACGAGTACCTGCGCCTGGCCTACCAGGGCCTGCGGGCCAAGGACAAAACCTTCAACGCCGCGCTCAAAACCGACTTCGTGCCCGGCCTGCCGCTGGTCGAGGCCGTGGGCGCCGACCTGGGCCGGGTGCTGCTCAACCTGTTCAGCAACGCCTTCTACGCCGTGCACCAGCGCCGGCAGACCGGCGAGGCGGGCTACGCGCCCACCGTCAGCGTGGCGACCGCGCGCGTGAATGGACACGTCGCCATCCGGGTCACGGATAACGGCATCGGCATGCCGGCCGAGGTGCAGGCCAAGATTTTCCAGCCCTTTTTCACCACCAAGCCCACGGGCGAGGGCACCGGCCTGGGCCTTTCCTTGAGCTACGACATCATCGCTCAGGCCCACGGCGGCACACTTACCGTCGACAGCCAGGAAGGGCAGGGCACCGCATTCACCATCTCCTTACCTCATTAG
- a CDS encoding IS110 family transposase, which yields MLAPAPAAPPPVLLKYVVGIDIAKATFAACLGSIDAAQRLRLGKVAEFANNAAGFEALRRWVAAGQAEPGRPVWFVVEATGVYYEELAYYLSAQQQALSVLLPNKVKHFARSTEQKSKTDALDARVLCRLGLERQLPAWQPLTPAMRQLRSLTRERAALRTQAAQAKNRAHAYTHSYEPDLLALQRLQQRQALFEAQMTEIDAQTAAVVAATPELARKLTQLTSVPGIGLTTAVTIVAETSGFALVENERQLASYAGLDVVQRQSGNLARPTAISRRGNARLRTALYLPAVSSLRYNEQQKAFYARLRARSPNGKVGVIAVMRKLLLLSYSLWKNDQAYARTTTPLPSSCTKPPRHPREPRRHRMHPQVLLWRPKSKKKLALLLAFHHSICCILTLRQPHGQPLATLTFGCQSATEGQRS from the coding sequence ATGCTTGCCCCTGCCCCGGCCGCCCCGCCGCCCGTCTTGCTCAAGTACGTCGTCGGCATCGACATCGCCAAGGCCACGTTTGCCGCCTGCCTGGGCAGCATCGACGCCGCCCAGCGCCTGCGCCTGGGCAAGGTGGCCGAGTTTGCCAACAACGCCGCCGGCTTCGAGGCCCTGCGCCGCTGGGTGGCGGCCGGCCAGGCCGAGCCCGGGCGCCCGGTCTGGTTTGTGGTCGAGGCCACGGGCGTGTACTACGAGGAACTGGCCTACTACCTCAGCGCCCAGCAACAGGCCCTGAGCGTGCTTTTGCCCAACAAGGTCAAGCACTTTGCCCGCAGCACCGAGCAGAAAAGCAAGACCGATGCGCTCGACGCCCGCGTGCTCTGCCGCCTGGGCCTGGAACGGCAACTGCCGGCCTGGCAGCCGCTCACCCCGGCCATGCGCCAGTTGCGCTCGCTCACCCGCGAGCGGGCCGCGCTGCGCACCCAGGCGGCCCAGGCCAAGAACCGCGCCCACGCCTATACCCACAGCTACGAGCCCGACCTGTTGGCCTTGCAGCGCTTGCAGCAGCGCCAGGCCCTGTTCGAAGCGCAGATGACCGAGATTGACGCCCAAACCGCGGCCGTGGTGGCCGCCACGCCCGAGCTGGCCCGCAAGCTGACGCAGCTCACGAGCGTGCCCGGCATCGGCCTGACGACGGCCGTGACCATCGTGGCCGAGACCAGCGGCTTCGCCCTGGTCGAAAACGAACGGCAATTGGCCAGTTACGCCGGCCTGGACGTGGTGCAGCGCCAGAGCGGCAACCTGGCCCGGCCCACGGCCATTTCCCGGCGCGGCAACGCCCGCCTGCGCACGGCCCTCTACCTGCCGGCCGTCAGCAGCCTGCGCTACAACGAGCAGCAGAAAGCGTTTTACGCCCGCCTGCGCGCCCGCTCCCCCAACGGCAAGGTGGGCGTGATTGCCGTCATGCGCAAGCTGCTGCTGCTCAGCTACTCGCTCTGGAAAAATGACCAGGCCTACGCCCGCACTACCACCCCGCTACCGTCCTCCTGCACAAAACCGCCCCGACACCCGAGGGAGCCGAGGCGGCACAGGATGCACCCGCAGGTGCTCCTTTGGAGGCCCAAATCTAAAAAAAAGTTAGCCCTTTTGCTTGCTTTTCATCACAGTATCTGCTGCATCCTCACGCTCCGCCAACCGCACGGCCAGCCGTTAGCTACGCTGACCTTCGGTTGCCAATCTGCAACCGAAGGTCAGCGTAGCTAA
- a CDS encoding M15 family metallopeptidase, whose translation METSKRLMAPVRVAPALGPIERKIQAARLVQAMPSLGAAYAHALARWEGDPVLRLLGLPLITECYRSVARQDALYAQGRTKPGKIVTYKRGGESKHNWQPCSALDVAFQLPNGEMSWSGLLLSKFARLMKAADARVHWGGDWPGFKDRPHFEV comes from the coding sequence ATGGAAACGAGTAAGCGCCTGATGGCACCTGTGCGGGTTGCGCCAGCGCTTGGGCCCATTGAGCGGAAGATTCAGGCGGCGCGGCTGGTGCAGGCAATGCCGAGCCTGGGTGCAGCGTATGCCCATGCGTTGGCCCGGTGGGAAGGTGACCCGGTGCTGCGGCTGCTGGGGTTGCCTCTGATTACGGAGTGCTACCGGTCGGTGGCGCGTCAGGATGCGCTGTACGCCCAGGGGCGAACGAAGCCGGGGAAAATCGTGACGTACAAGCGCGGGGGCGAGTCGAAGCACAACTGGCAGCCATGCTCGGCGCTGGACGTGGCGTTTCAGCTGCCGAATGGGGAGATGTCGTGGTCGGGGCTGCTGCTGAGCAAGTTTGCGCGGCTGATGAAAGCGGCCGATGCGCGGGTGCATTGGGGCGGCGACTGGCCCGGGTTTAAGGACCGGCCGCATTTTGAAGTGTAG
- a CDS encoding DUF72 domain-containing protein, translated as MPALLGTLRTGTSGIVVPGPKATFPEAYQATSRLTYYATLFNSVEINSTFYRIPQPKTFAAWAAETGPAFDFTLKLWRDITHTKTLAEDLSGLVRFLEAARELGPKKGCLLIQFPPSNTIRQLNAVRALLDALAAADPAHEWRKAVEFRHPSWYADDAFEMLDHHGASLVLHDKGPARNAQLNEGADFVYMRFHGPQGNYRESYERDFLHDQAEQIHDYLQDGKDVYAYFNNTMGAAFDNAQDLYRLVAERA; from the coding sequence ATGCCGGCCCTCCTTGGCACCCTGCGCACTGGCACCAGCGGCATCGTCGTGCCCGGCCCCAAGGCCACCTTTCCGGAGGCCTACCAGGCGACGAGCCGCCTCACCTACTATGCCACCCTGTTTAACTCGGTGGAGATTAACAGCACCTTCTACCGCATCCCCCAGCCCAAAACGTTTGCGGCCTGGGCCGCGGAAACCGGCCCGGCGTTTGACTTTACCCTCAAGCTGTGGCGCGATATCACGCACACCAAGACTCTTGCCGAGGACCTCTCCGGCCTGGTCCGCTTTCTAGAGGCCGCACGGGAGTTGGGCCCCAAAAAAGGATGCCTGCTCATCCAGTTCCCGCCCAGCAACACTATTCGCCAGCTAAACGCGGTCCGTGCCCTATTGGATGCGCTTGCCGCGGCAGATCCCGCCCACGAGTGGCGCAAAGCGGTGGAGTTTCGCCACCCCAGCTGGTATGCCGACGATGCGTTTGAGATGCTGGACCACCACGGCGCCAGCCTCGTGCTGCACGACAAAGGCCCCGCCCGAAACGCCCAACTCAACGAGGGCGCGGACTTTGTCTATATGCGCTTCCACGGCCCGCAGGGCAACTACCGCGAGTCCTACGAGCGCGACTTTCTGCACGACCAGGCCGAGCAGATACACGACTACCTCCAGGATGGGAAAGACGTGTATGCCTACTTCAACAATACCATGGGCGCCGCTTTTGACAATGCCCAAGACCTGTACCGGCTGGTAGCGGAGCGGGCGTGA
- a CDS encoding four-helix bundle copper-binding protein, with product MHAQNQALLDALNACIAACEHCATACLQEQDVQMMARCISIDRDCADICAITARFVARGSEHAQHVMRECAEICGICAAECEKHGAHMPHCQECAEACRRCEQACRQGMSAAA from the coding sequence GTGCACGCGCAAAACCAAGCCCTCCTCGACGCCCTCAATGCCTGCATCGCCGCCTGCGAGCACTGCGCCACCGCCTGCCTACAAGAGCAGGACGTGCAAATGATGGCCCGCTGCATCAGCATCGACCGCGACTGCGCCGACATCTGCGCCATCACGGCCCGCTTCGTGGCCCGCGGCTCCGAGCACGCCCAGCACGTCATGCGCGAGTGCGCCGAAATCTGCGGCATCTGCGCCGCCGAATGCGAGAAGCACGGCGCCCACATGCCGCACTGCCAGGAGTGCGCCGAAGCTTGCCGTCGTTGCGAGCAGGCCTGCCGCCAGGGCATGAGCGCGGCGGCCTAA
- a CDS encoding ATP-binding protein, translated as MVFLSLPRVACWLVVGLLLWKGGPAMAQTTAQVDARHRYWEAPPDSLRRVLAGQRTDTARLRTLIHLVDVCPLWNEAKTKVEETTEAAVLTARHHRPGARAYRLQAAGQQLRINNALGPALDSLQAAIAEFDRLHRPKPMLVYFIRYLFSPAHQTAKRDYYQTQLATCRQRGDAAGMAVCHSALGGYFTAAGDHNQAVGHFLQGAEMIRPYNRHVCRNWLAAAGQAYGEWGNPEKALYYLRQSLAGRSSQQGPSPFYRSKLLAQVHLQLRDYPAAWSALDQSIASAKGDKRALAPAYLMKSAILLAQGHPAEAVPLLRTAQHLDDSLHLPLFANLGLFELDATWARYCEATGDAARAEAHWLTAYRRAQQGHFTSQRLAYLRELTRFYQQQRRPAVAAAYAVAALGLSDTLSAAQGRLHVSQYEIEQAQQAQTLRIAGLRQAQALDAARARRQRWVLGSVLAVLALLAGLGFVLWRGNRRQQRANALLHLQKTEIQTQRDQTTQALTELRTTQAQLIQKEKMASLGELTAGIAHEIQNPLNFVNNFSEVSAELCQEAQELLAATALPTAEKEELTDLLVDLSQNQSKITQHGQRAAGIVKGMLEHSSSSAGEREPTDLNRLCDEYLRLAYQGLRAKDKSFNATLKTDFLADLPPVTLVGADVGRVLLNLFTNAFYAVRQRQQQGEPGYQPQVGVRTVVLNQQVQIQVTDNGTGMPEHVKAKIFQPFFTTKPTGEGTGLGLSLSHDIIAQGHGGTLGVESQEGEGTTFSVGLPLNRPA; from the coding sequence ATGGTTTTTCTCTCGTTGCCCCGGGTGGCCTGTTGGCTTGTCGTTGGGCTGTTGCTGTGGAAGGGCGGGCCCGCAATGGCGCAAACAACTGCCCAGGTTGATGCCCGCCACCGCTACTGGGAAGCTCCACCCGATTCCTTGCGCCGGGTGCTGGCCGGCCAACGCACCGACACGGCTCGCCTGCGCACGCTGATTCATCTGGTCGATGTATGCCCCCTTTGGAACGAGGCCAAAACCAAAGTGGAGGAAACGACGGAAGCGGCGGTGCTCACTGCCCGGCACCATCGTCCCGGGGCGCGGGCATACCGCCTGCAGGCGGCCGGGCAACAGCTGCGGATAAACAACGCCCTGGGTCCCGCGCTCGACAGCCTGCAGGCGGCCATTGCCGAATTCGACCGCCTCCACCGGCCCAAGCCGATGCTGGTGTATTTCATTCGCTACCTCTTTTCGCCCGCGCACCAGACAGCGAAGCGGGACTACTACCAGACGCAGCTGGCCACCTGCCGCCAGCGGGGCGATGCCGCTGGCATGGCCGTGTGCCATAGTGCGCTCGGGGGGTACTTTACCGCGGCCGGCGACCACAACCAAGCCGTTGGCCATTTCCTACAAGGTGCGGAGATGATTCGTCCTTACAACCGGCACGTCTGTCGCAATTGGCTGGCGGCCGCCGGCCAGGCGTACGGCGAGTGGGGCAATCCGGAAAAGGCGCTGTACTATCTGCGGCAATCCCTGGCCGGGCGTAGCAGCCAGCAAGGCCCCTCGCCTTTCTACCGATCCAAACTTCTGGCCCAGGTGCACCTGCAACTGCGCGACTACCCTGCTGCTTGGAGCGCCCTCGACCAAAGCATCGCCAGCGCCAAAGGCGATAAAAGGGCCCTGGCGCCCGCATACCTGATGAAAAGTGCCATCTTACTGGCTCAGGGGCACCCAGCCGAAGCTGTTCCGTTGCTGCGCACGGCCCAGCACCTGGACGATTCCCTGCATTTGCCCCTGTTTGCAAACTTGGGCCTCTTTGAACTGGACGCCACCTGGGCGCGGTATTGTGAGGCCACCGGCGACGCCGCGCGCGCCGAAGCTCACTGGCTGACGGCGTACCGCCGGGCCCAACAGGGCCACTTTACGTCGCAGCGGCTGGCGTACCTGCGCGAACTCACCCGCTTCTACCAGCAGCAGCGCCGGCCGGCCGTGGCCGCGGCGTACGCCGTGGCCGCCCTGGGGCTGAGCGACACGCTCAGCGCGGCCCAGGGCCGGCTGCACGTGTCGCAATACGAAATCGAGCAGGCCCAACAGGCCCAAACCCTGCGCATTGCCGGCCTGCGACAGGCCCAGGCCCTGGACGCAGCCCGCGCCCGGCGCCAGCGCTGGGTGCTCGGGTCGGTGCTGGCGGTGCTGGCCTTGCTGGCGGGCCTGGGCTTCGTGCTCTGGCGTGGCAACCGCCGCCAGCAGCGCGCCAACGCCCTGCTGCACCTACAGAAAACCGAAATCCAAACCCAGCGCGACCAAACCACCCAGGCCCTGACTGAGCTGCGCACGACCCAGGCCCAACTCATCCAGAAAGAGAAGATGGCCAGCCTGGGCGAGCTCACGGCCGGCATCGCCCACGAGATACAGAACCCGCTCAACTTCGTCAATAACTTCTCCGAAGTCTCGGCTGAGTTGTGCCAGGAAGCGCAGGAACTGCTCGCCGCTACCGCCTTGCCGACCGCTGAAAAGGAGGAGCTGACCGATTTGCTGGTAGACTTGAGCCAGAACCAGTCGAAAATCACCCAGCACGGGCAGCGGGCCGCCGGCATTGTCAAGGGCATGCTGGAGCACTCGAGTAGCAGCGCCGGCGAGCGCGAACCTACCGACCTGAACCGCTTATGCGACGAGTACCTGCGCCTGGCCTACCAAGGATTGCGGGCCAAAGACAAGAGCTTTAACGCGACCCTCAAGACGGACTTCTTGGCCGACCTGCCGCCGGTCACACTAGTGGGCGCCGACGTGGGGCGGGTGCTGCTCAACTTGTTCACCAACGCCTTCTACGCCGTGCGCCAGCGCCAGCAACAAGGTGAGCCCGGCTACCAGCCCCAGGTCGGCGTGCGCACGGTTGTGCTGAATCAGCAGGTGCAAATTCAGGTCACCGACAACGGCACGGGCATGCCCGAGCATGTCAAAGCCAAGATTTTCCAGCCCTTTTTCACCACCAAGCCCACGGGCGAAGGCACCGGCCTGGGCCTCTCCTTGAGCCACGACATCATCGCCCAGGGCCACGGCGGCACCCTCGGCGTCGAAAGCCAGGAAGGAGAGGGCACGACCTTCTCGGTGGGGTTGCCCCTGAACCGCCCCGCCTGA
- a CDS encoding GAF domain-containing protein, with the protein MLPTLPDDEADRLFSLRSFEVLAALAEPVFEEFVVLAARLFQVPISLLSVVEEADVHYPANVGMPGHRQQPRAEALCSTAIVLSRAVVYHDVALEHYPEIPAEALRAAAKNHVRFYAGALLLLPDQRPLGTLCLIDREARPFTPDEQRILELLAGLVSRTLALRHLCRGRLAKGEADWAQLSAELQEEIGALNALVRYLNARNGSRVPVPTAFLAQVEGRMHDLQEVLEANRF; encoded by the coding sequence ATGCTTCCAACCCTTCCCGACGACGAAGCTGACCGGCTCTTCAGCCTGCGCTCTTTTGAGGTGCTCGCCGCTTTGGCCGAGCCCGTGTTTGAAGAGTTCGTCGTGTTGGCTGCCCGTCTGTTCCAGGTGCCCATCTCGCTTTTGTCCGTGGTGGAGGAAGCCGACGTGCATTACCCAGCGAACGTGGGCATGCCCGGCCACCGCCAGCAGCCCCGTGCAGAGGCCTTGTGCTCGACCGCCATTGTGCTATCCCGGGCCGTGGTGTACCACGACGTGGCGCTGGAGCACTACCCGGAAATTCCAGCCGAAGCCCTGCGGGCCGCTGCAAAAAACCACGTGCGCTTCTACGCAGGGGCCCTGTTGCTGCTGCCTGACCAGCGCCCGCTCGGCACGCTGTGCCTCATCGACCGCGAGGCCCGGCCCTTTACCCCCGATGAACAGCGCATTCTGGAACTACTCGCGGGCCTGGTTAGCCGCACCCTGGCCCTGCGCCACCTGTGCCGCGGGCGTTTGGCCAAGGGCGAAGCCGACTGGGCACAGCTGAGCGCCGAGCTGCAGGAAGAAATCGGGGCCCTCAACGCGCTGGTGCGCTACCTGAACGCCCGCAACGGCAGCCGAGTGCCCGTGCCCACGGCGTTTCTGGCCCAAGTAGAGGGCCGCATGCACGACTTGCAGGAGGTGCTGGAGGCCAACCGTTTTTAG
- a CDS encoding GAF domain-containing protein encodes MTTETDTTREAARLQALKRYNILDTPEDGSMNRLTGLAAKVFNMPIALISLVDEDRIWFKSRYGLDAEQIDRDPGLCASAILSDEVYIVEDARQDPRTLANPLVAGEFGLRFYAAAPLQTHDGHQLGTFCVIDQKQRYLNEAQKLILQDMAAIAMDEIELRLAARLAAQENARQLDELRQQLADKAK; translated from the coding sequence ATGACAACTGAAACCGACACCACCCGCGAAGCGGCGCGCCTGCAGGCGCTCAAGCGCTACAACATCCTGGATACGCCGGAAGACGGCAGCATGAACCGCCTGACGGGGCTGGCAGCCAAAGTCTTTAACATGCCCATTGCCCTCATCAGCCTAGTGGACGAAGACCGCATCTGGTTTAAGTCGCGCTACGGGCTGGATGCGGAGCAGATTGACCGTGACCCCGGCCTCTGTGCCTCGGCCATTCTTTCCGATGAAGTATACATAGTGGAGGATGCCCGCCAGGACCCGCGCACGCTGGCCAACCCGTTGGTGGCGGGCGAGTTCGGCTTGCGGTTTTATGCCGCGGCGCCGCTGCAGACCCACGACGGTCACCAGCTGGGTACGTTCTGTGTCATCGACCAGAAGCAGCGCTACCTGAACGAAGCCCAAAAGCTGATTCTGCAGGACATGGCGGCTATTGCCATGGACGAGATTGAGCTGCGCCTGGCCGCGCGGCTGGCCGCGCAGGAAAATGCCCGGCAACTGGATGAATTGCGGCAGCAACTGGCCGACAAGGCGAAGTAA